A genomic segment from Geitlerinema sp. PCC 7407 encodes:
- a CDS encoding RNA-guided endonuclease TnpB family protein, whose protein sequence is MPQVLTVSCKLEVLPQQVEKLDAVLSAFAKCCEFVNAQTPEKLTNQIAVQSLIYKEARAHSGLSAQMTIHAIRRVCANRKTAKQKGRPVKGFAPTSATYDARTFTFKESGWIVSLTMLKGREKFRLHIGNYQKHLLQGQNPKSATLVKRKDGSFYLQIQLESEPPEISETDEVLGVDLGRTDIACTSEGSKFSGKEVTKVRDQYSRVRASLQRKASKGTRSTRRRARQVLQRLSGRERRFQAWLNHTISYRLIQQAKNNHQAIALEDLTGIRERTNQMPRSKTERRRSNSWAFYQLRQFLTYKGVKFGVSIRFVDPRYTSKTCHCCKVIGNRQGKKFECLNQNCGWIGDADVNGAKNIATLGRIVNAPRGSEMMSCSLQDVVLRATESSVPLRAG, encoded by the coding sequence ATGCCTCAAGTCCTCACAGTGTCTTGCAAGCTAGAAGTATTACCGCAACAGGTTGAAAAGCTTGATGCGGTCCTTTCTGCCTTTGCAAAATGCTGTGAGTTCGTGAATGCTCAGACTCCCGAGAAACTGACTAATCAGATCGCCGTTCAGTCCCTGATTTACAAAGAGGCTAGAGCACACTCAGGCCTGTCTGCCCAGATGACCATCCACGCCATCCGGCGGGTTTGTGCCAATCGAAAGACAGCCAAGCAAAAAGGAAGACCCGTCAAAGGATTTGCTCCCACCTCAGCCACCTATGACGCCCGAACATTCACCTTCAAAGAATCCGGCTGGATAGTCAGCCTGACGATGTTGAAAGGGCGAGAAAAGTTCAGACTGCATATCGGCAACTACCAAAAGCATCTCTTGCAGGGCCAGAATCCCAAATCAGCCACCCTGGTCAAACGAAAAGATGGCAGCTTCTATCTGCAAATCCAGCTAGAGTCTGAGCCCCCTGAGATTTCAGAGACAGACGAAGTATTAGGTGTAGATCTGGGACGAACAGACATCGCCTGTACCTCTGAAGGTTCAAAGTTTAGCGGCAAGGAGGTCACGAAAGTCAGAGACCAGTACAGTCGTGTGCGAGCTTCGCTGCAACGCAAAGCGTCCAAAGGCACAAGATCTACTCGCAGACGAGCGAGACAGGTCTTGCAACGGTTGAGTGGACGAGAGCGAAGATTCCAAGCATGGCTCAACCACACCATCAGCTATCGACTGATCCAGCAAGCAAAAAACAACCATCAAGCCATTGCTCTAGAGGACTTAACCGGCATCAGAGAGCGCACCAATCAGATGCCCCGCTCCAAGACAGAGCGCAGACGCAGCAACAGTTGGGCGTTTTATCAGCTACGCCAATTTCTGACCTATAAGGGCGTGAAGTTTGGCGTCAGCATCCGGTTTGTGGACCCTCGCTACACGTCTAAGACGTGCCATTGCTGCAAGGTGATTGGCAACCGGCAGGGCAAAAAGTTTGAGTGCTTGAACCAAAATTGCGGCTGGATTGGAGATGCGGATGTGAATGGGGCAAAAAATATTGCCACTTTGGGGCGCATCGTAAACGCGCCTAGAGGCTCCGAGATGATGTCTTGCTCTTTGCAGGATGTCGTTTTGAGGGCTACTGAAAGCTCCGTCCCTCTTAGGGCGGGGTAG
- a CDS encoding FGGY-family carbohydrate kinase — protein MALALGFDFGTSGARAIALDGAGALRAEAVCHFTGSAITDPERWKSALFDLLGQLPPEIRQQITAIALNGTSSTVLLCDGAGQPLAAPILYNDGRGATVLDHVRAIAPAGHTVLSATSSLAKLLWWRRQGLTTGAKSIYLLHQADWLSFWLHGRLGISDYHNALKLGYDVAALAYPQWLTDALDTLMPGLRLPHVLAPGDPIGPLQGAIAQGFGLPPQCQIYAGTTDSIAAFWASGAERPGEAVTSLGSTLVVKLVSDRRVDDPRYGIYSHRLGDRWLVGGASNTGGAVLRHFFDDETLTLLSQQIDPHQDSGLDYYPLLAPGERFPHNDPRLLPRLTPRPADDRRFLQGLLEGIARIEASAYERLSALGASPVQRVYTAGGGARNAVWTEMRSRYLGVPVRSSPHTEAAYGTACLAAGLVGAPEGAETRLGE, from the coding sequence ATGGCGCTGGCGCTGGGGTTTGATTTTGGGACGTCGGGGGCACGGGCGATCGCCCTGGATGGGGCAGGCGCGCTCCGGGCAGAAGCCGTCTGCCACTTCACCGGATCCGCTATCACCGACCCCGAGCGCTGGAAAAGCGCTTTATTTGACCTTTTGGGGCAGCTTCCGCCAGAAATTCGCCAGCAAATCACGGCGATCGCCCTCAATGGGACCTCTTCGACGGTTTTGCTGTGCGATGGGGCCGGTCAGCCCTTGGCTGCTCCCATCCTATATAACGATGGCCGAGGCGCAACGGTGCTTGACCACGTGCGGGCGATCGCTCCAGCGGGCCACACTGTCCTGAGCGCCACCTCGTCCCTGGCCAAGCTGCTGTGGTGGCGCCGCCAGGGCCTCACAACTGGCGCAAAGTCGATCTATTTACTGCACCAGGCGGACTGGCTGAGCTTCTGGCTCCACGGACGGCTGGGGATCAGCGACTACCACAACGCCCTGAAGCTGGGCTACGACGTGGCGGCCCTGGCCTATCCCCAGTGGCTCACCGATGCCCTCGACACTCTCATGCCCGGGCTGCGGCTGCCTCACGTTTTGGCTCCCGGCGATCCCATCGGTCCGCTCCAGGGCGCGATCGCCCAGGGCTTTGGCCTGCCGCCCCAGTGCCAAATCTACGCGGGCACCACCGACAGCATCGCCGCCTTTTGGGCCAGCGGCGCTGAACGTCCGGGCGAGGCCGTCACCTCCCTGGGCTCCACCCTGGTGGTCAAGCTGGTGAGCGATCGCCGCGTCGACGATCCGCGCTACGGCATCTATAGCCATCGCCTGGGCGATCGCTGGCTGGTGGGGGGCGCTTCTAACACTGGGGGAGCCGTGCTGCGCCATTTTTTTGATGATGAAACCCTGACATTGTTGTCCCAGCAGATCGATCCCCACCAGGACAGCGGTCTAGACTATTACCCGCTGCTCGCGCCGGGGGAACGCTTTCCCCACAATGATCCCCGGCTTTTGCCCCGGCTGACGCCCCGCCCCGCAGACGATCGCCGGTTTTTGCAGGGGCTGCTGGAGGGGATCGCTCGCATCGAAGCCAGCGCCTACGAGCGGCTGAGCGCCCTCGGAGCCTCGCCCGTCCAGCGGGTGTACACGGCGGGGGGCGGTGCGCGCAACGCAGTCTGGACCGAAATGCGATCGCGCTATTTGGGGGTGCCGGTGCGGTCCTCGCCCCACACCGAAGCCGCCTACGGGACCGCCTGCCTTGCAGCGGGGCTTGTGGGCGCGCCTGAGGGAGCAGAGACGCGCTTGGGCGAATAA
- a CDS encoding glycosyltransferase family 4 protein → MRIAQVAPLWERVPPPGYGGIELVVAHLTDELVRRGHEVTLFASGDSETQAKLISAVPRAIRLDPSVKEPGIYEYLQLASVGDLADQFDLIHFHTGLSALPIAHLLKTPAMHTLHGRFSADNAKVFDRYRSQSYISISLSQREGGPELNYASNVYNGIDAGAYPFCAQPQGEPYLAFLGRLSPEKGPHHAIELARKTGWKLKMAGKVDVVDRAFFEEAIAPQLDGDQIVYLGELDHDQKAALLGGAVATLFPITWREPFGLVMIESMATGTPVIAMNLGAVPEVIVHGQTGFVCESLAEMEAAIAQVSSLQRQACRDHVLNRFSVACMVDGYEAAYGQVLGETAVSVPARRSPRRVA, encoded by the coding sequence ATGCGGATTGCTCAAGTTGCGCCTCTATGGGAGCGAGTTCCGCCTCCCGGCTACGGTGGCATTGAGTTGGTGGTTGCCCATCTGACTGATGAGCTGGTGCGGCGCGGCCACGAGGTCACCTTGTTTGCGTCGGGAGACTCCGAAACCCAGGCTAAGCTGATTTCCGCCGTGCCCCGGGCGATTCGCCTCGATCCGTCGGTCAAGGAACCCGGGATCTACGAATATTTGCAGCTGGCCAGCGTGGGCGATCTGGCCGATCAGTTTGACCTGATCCACTTCCACACGGGGCTGTCGGCTTTGCCCATCGCCCATCTGCTCAAGACCCCAGCGATGCACACCCTCCACGGCCGCTTCTCGGCAGACAACGCCAAGGTGTTCGATCGCTATCGGTCCCAGTCCTATATCAGCATTAGTTTGTCTCAGCGCGAGGGCGGCCCAGAACTGAACTACGCCAGCAATGTCTACAACGGCATTGACGCTGGAGCTTATCCCTTTTGTGCGCAGCCCCAAGGGGAGCCCTACCTGGCCTTTTTGGGTCGCCTGTCGCCGGAAAAAGGCCCCCATCACGCCATCGAGCTGGCCCGCAAAACGGGCTGGAAACTGAAGATGGCGGGCAAGGTGGATGTGGTGGATCGGGCTTTCTTTGAGGAGGCGATCGCCCCTCAGCTGGACGGGGATCAGATCGTGTATCTAGGCGAGCTGGACCACGACCAAAAAGCGGCACTGCTGGGCGGTGCGGTGGCGACGCTGTTTCCCATTACCTGGCGCGAGCCCTTCGGGCTGGTCATGATCGAGTCCATGGCCACCGGGACGCCGGTGATCGCGATGAATCTGGGCGCGGTGCCCGAGGTGATCGTCCACGGACAAACGGGATTTGTCTGTGAGAGCCTGGCGGAGATGGAGGCGGCGATCGCCCAGGTGTCTAGCCTCCAGCGCCAAGCTTGCCGAGATCACGTGCTGAATCGCTTCAGCGTGGCGTGCATGGTGGATGGCTACGAAGCGGCCTATGGCCAGGTTCTCGGAGAAACTGCGGTGTCCGTGCCAGCGCGGCGATCGCCCCGGCGCGTCGCCTAG
- a CDS encoding PAS domain S-box protein: MGLEMEPASLDDVLITEELFHRPRKTPNLQAENDAFRTLARQLVEQPQTMLKTLVTLAKNLCRAGTAGVSLLETDGDGAAIFRWAAIAGELAHQEHNSIPYDNSPCGFCLQQRSPQLYTYPERYWTHIRSDTTPIVEALMVPLISNEQALGVIWIVSHDPGRRFDAEDLRVMTSLADFTAAALYSHQTRQAAEYAQSLLHMLLEHVPEGITIAGGPPNFPLIANSRLAQEWLGRPNEALIGMPSQEHLQFYNLFLPDGVTRPSPEQLPLYRAARYGEMLRDEECIIERPDGTRIRVSTNVVPVRNAQGDIIGAISCWRDVTEQRFIEAALHKRETDLNLITNAVPALISFVDAEQRYRFNNRTYEEWFGRPPEEVYGKTLWEVLGERAYQAIRPYVDRVLAGQQVSFEAQTPYQEGGTRHIHATYVPRFGARGVEGFVALVSDITERKRAEEALRQSEERLRIAQQAAQAGVWDWDIVHNRMTWSEEYYLLYGFDPAIVEPSYESWLASVLEADRHRVDETVRKAFMAPANLNVEFRIWHPERGERWVTVIGQTFYDAEQQPIRMTGIVLDITDRRRIEIALSESEFRYQTLVKNMPGMVYRYEPEELAGDRFTYVSSGSRDLLELEPETVLENPNALWSLIHPEDRASLHSSVAIAVAEAADWAWEGRLITPSGQVKWLQGQSRMEVTETSKVWDGLLIDISDRKQAEESLRLSEERYRLLTSILSALVWVSDAQGAFTKPQPQWEEYTGQSWQDSQGFGWLQAIHPEDQAEVMALWEQALAQRTPYHAEGRMWHAARQEYRHFKVRGVPLLNPDGSVREWIGNITDIHERVQAERNRERVLQQEQFAREAAEQANQIKDEFLAVLSHELRSPLNPILGWATLLQSHKLSEAKTRAALATIERNAKLQAELIEDLLDVSRILRGKLSLHPVSVDPYTTLQAALETVRLAAEAKSIQIHTQLDTAVGNILGDPARLQQVIWNLLSNAVKFTPPGGLVSVSLAQCDSETGEQPADRAEPPLTRYAQITVTDTGKGISADFLPHVFDYFRQENSATTRKFGGLGLGLAIVRHLVELHGGTVQVESLGEGHGATFRVRLPLLSAPDAGGEPPAQEPAIGASLQAPLSQRRILIVDDDPDTRDYLTFVLRQAGAQVTAVNSAIAGLEQVNRFRPDLLLSDIGMPDMDGYMLLRQIRARSPEEGSHTPAIALTAYAGESNQKQAIAAGFQRHLSKPVDPTELVTAIADLLSTYQRK; encoded by the coding sequence ATGGGGCTTGAGATGGAGCCAGCCAGCTTAGACGATGTTTTGATCACCGAAGAACTGTTCCATCGTCCCCGAAAGACTCCCAACTTGCAGGCTGAGAATGACGCTTTTCGGACCTTGGCTCGCCAGCTCGTAGAGCAGCCCCAAACCATGCTAAAGACGCTGGTTACCCTTGCCAAAAATCTCTGCAGGGCGGGCACAGCAGGCGTCAGCCTTCTAGAAACCGATGGAGATGGAGCCGCGATCTTTCGGTGGGCGGCGATCGCCGGGGAGTTGGCCCACCAAGAGCACAACAGCATCCCCTACGACAACAGTCCCTGCGGTTTTTGTTTGCAGCAGCGATCGCCCCAGCTCTACACCTATCCCGAGCGCTACTGGACCCACATCCGCAGCGACACCACCCCCATCGTCGAAGCGCTCATGGTGCCGCTGATCTCCAATGAGCAGGCCCTGGGCGTGATTTGGATCGTCTCCCATGACCCGGGACGGCGCTTTGATGCTGAAGATCTACGGGTGATGACGAGTCTGGCAGATTTCACGGCCGCAGCCCTCTACAGTCACCAAACCCGCCAGGCCGCCGAATACGCCCAGAGTCTGCTGCACATGCTCCTCGAGCACGTTCCCGAAGGCATCACGATCGCCGGGGGACCGCCCAACTTTCCGCTGATCGCCAACAGCCGCCTGGCCCAGGAGTGGCTTGGCCGCCCCAACGAGGCCCTAATCGGCATGCCCTCCCAGGAGCACCTCCAGTTCTACAACCTGTTTCTGCCCGATGGCGTGACGCGCCCATCCCCCGAGCAGCTGCCGCTGTACCGAGCGGCCCGCTACGGCGAGATGCTGCGCGATGAAGAATGCATCATTGAGCGGCCCGACGGCACCCGCATCCGCGTCAGTACGAACGTAGTCCCGGTGCGCAACGCCCAGGGAGACATCATCGGCGCGATCAGCTGCTGGCGCGATGTCACCGAGCAGCGGTTCATCGAGGCGGCGCTGCACAAGCGAGAAACCGACCTAAACCTGATTACCAATGCTGTGCCAGCTCTCATTTCTTTTGTAGATGCCGAGCAGCGCTACCGGTTCAATAACCGGACCTATGAGGAGTGGTTTGGCCGGCCTCCAGAGGAGGTCTACGGCAAGACGCTCTGGGAAGTGCTGGGGGAGAGGGCGTACCAGGCCATTCGCCCCTACGTGGATCGGGTCTTGGCCGGACAGCAGGTCTCCTTTGAAGCTCAAACACCCTACCAAGAAGGCGGCACTCGCCACATTCACGCCACCTATGTGCCGCGCTTTGGGGCGCGAGGCGTTGAGGGGTTTGTGGCGCTGGTCAGTGACATCACCGAGCGCAAACGAGCGGAGGAGGCGCTGCGCCAGAGCGAGGAGCGGCTGCGCATTGCTCAGCAGGCAGCCCAGGCAGGGGTCTGGGACTGGGACATTGTGCACAATCGGATGACTTGGTCAGAGGAATACTATCTGCTTTATGGATTCGACCCGGCGATCGTGGAGCCGTCCTATGAGAGCTGGCTGGCTTCGGTGCTAGAGGCAGATCGCCATCGCGTGGATGAAACGGTTCGCAAGGCGTTCATGGCTCCGGCCAATCTGAATGTGGAGTTTCGGATTTGGCATCCGGAGCGGGGCGAGCGCTGGGTGACGGTGATCGGCCAAACGTTTTATGACGCTGAGCAGCAGCCCATCCGGATGACCGGCATTGTCCTAGATATCACCGATCGCCGGCGAATCGAGATCGCCCTGAGCGAGAGTGAGTTTCGCTACCAGACCCTGGTGAAAAATATGCCGGGGATGGTCTACCGCTATGAGCCGGAGGAGCTGGCGGGCGATCGCTTTACCTATGTGAGCTCTGGCTCGCGGGATCTGCTAGAGCTGGAGCCAGAGACCGTTCTGGAAAATCCCAATGCGCTGTGGTCTTTGATCCATCCCGAGGATCGGGCCTCGCTCCACAGCTCGGTGGCGATCGCCGTTGCCGAGGCAGCTGACTGGGCGTGGGAAGGCCGCTTGATCACGCCCTCCGGTCAGGTCAAGTGGCTTCAGGGCCAGTCGCGGATGGAGGTCACCGAAACCAGCAAGGTCTGGGACGGACTGCTGATCGACATCAGCGATCGCAAGCAGGCCGAGGAATCTCTGCGCCTGAGCGAAGAGCGCTATCGGCTTTTGACGTCCATTCTCAGCGCCCTCGTTTGGGTGAGCGATGCCCAGGGAGCTTTCACGAAACCCCAGCCTCAGTGGGAGGAGTACACCGGCCAGAGCTGGCAAGACAGTCAGGGCTTTGGCTGGCTCCAGGCGATCCATCCCGAAGACCAGGCCGAGGTTATGGCCCTGTGGGAGCAGGCCCTCGCCCAGCGGACCCCCTACCACGCCGAAGGACGCATGTGGCACGCAGCGCGGCAGGAGTATCGCCACTTCAAGGTGCGGGGCGTGCCGCTGCTCAATCCTGACGGCTCGGTGCGCGAATGGATTGGCAACATTACCGACATCCACGAGCGGGTGCAGGCAGAGCGCAACCGCGAGCGGGTGCTCCAGCAGGAGCAGTTTGCCCGAGAAGCCGCCGAGCAGGCTAACCAAATCAAAGACGAATTCTTGGCGGTGCTGTCCCACGAGCTGCGATCGCCCCTCAACCCGATCCTGGGCTGGGCAACGCTCCTCCAAAGCCACAAGCTCAGCGAGGCCAAAACCCGCGCAGCCCTAGCCACCATCGAGCGCAACGCCAAGCTGCAAGCAGAACTGATCGAAGACTTACTCGATGTTTCGCGGATTCTGCGCGGCAAGCTCAGCCTCCACCCCGTCTCCGTCGATCCCTACACCACGCTGCAAGCCGCCCTAGAAACGGTCCGCCTCGCAGCCGAAGCCAAATCGATTCAGATTCACACCCAGCTCGACACCGCCGTGGGCAACATCCTGGGAGACCCGGCCCGTCTCCAGCAGGTGATTTGGAATCTGCTCTCGAATGCCGTCAAGTTCACGCCGCCCGGTGGCCTAGTAAGCGTGAGCCTAGCGCAGTGCGACTCCGAGACCGGGGAGCAGCCTGCCGACCGAGCCGAGCCCCCCCTGACCCGCTACGCCCAGATCACCGTCACCGACACTGGCAAGGGCATCTCAGCAGATTTTCTGCCCCATGTTTTCGACTACTTTCGCCAGGAAAACAGCGCCACCACCCGCAAGTTTGGGGGGCTGGGGCTGGGGCTGGCCATCGTCCGTCATCTGGTGGAGCTGCACGGCGGCACTGTCCAGGTCGAGAGCCTGGGGGAAGGGCACGGCGCGACCTTCCGGGTTCGCCTGCCCCTGCTCAGCGCACCGGATGCCGGGGGAGAGCCGCCCGCCCAGGAGCCCGCGATCGGCGCGTCCCTCCAGGCCCCCCTGAGCCAGCGGCGCATTCTGATCGTGGACGATGACCCGGACACGCGGGACTACCTGACGTTTGTGCTGCGGCAGGCGGGGGCGCAGGTGACGGCGGTGAACTCGGCGATCGCGGGCCTCGAGCAGGTGAATCGGTTCCGGCCGGACCTGCTGCTGAGCGACATCGGCATGCCGGACATGGACGGCTACATGCTGCTGCGCCAGATCCGGGCGCGATCGCCGGAGGAGGGCAGCCACACCCCGGCGATCGCCCTGACGGCCTACGCTGGGGAAAGCAACCAAAAACAGGCGATCGCCGCTGGATTTCAGCGTCACCTGAGCAAGCCCGTGGACCCCACAGAGCTGGTGACGGCGATCGCCGATCTCCTAAGCACCTATCAGCGCAAATAG
- a CDS encoding amylo-alpha-1,6-glucosidase → MKSEILELQGRQFVTAEQWAIADWPCVLEGQPQPTMTIKEDDIFLITDTLGNIAGCVEDDQTTNMGLFYKDSRYLSRLELQIEGRSPIFLSSSAARGFALSVLCANPRLPHIPPETIGIQRELVINAGLFEDIEVSNYNTEPVELTLSLSFDADFVDLFEIRGFGREQRGRLMRMLPPGLTLEEVLSRQTLETDRLVLAYQGLDGVLMESRIHFSHTLPSYFKGQTAVWHLKLEPQAKQRLGYRLALLSHDQNTATSAPSTLTQALAANILDEQEWQHQIARIRTDNEAFNQILDRAEQDVYLLRQSFEQSKFLAAGVPWFSTLFGRDSIIAASQTLILDPTIALETLSLLARFQGENHDPWRDEEPGKILHELRFGEMARCQEIPHTPYYGTIDATPLWIMLYAEYYAWTHDRDTLDRLWPNAIAAMEWIDSSLDDRGYLSYARKSKRGLVNQGWKDSGNCIVDSKGHLAEGAIALCEVQAYVYAAKIRLSQIARLRKEHELGDRLEEEARSLKVRFNRDFWLEEEQYCALALDGQGRPVDSITSNPGHCLHLGIFTPEKADSVAERLMAPDLFSGWGIRTLSSQSPAYNPMGYHVGSVWPHDNALTALGLRSTGHMAPALEVAQGIIDMTLEQPYQRPPELFCGYERLTNNSPVQYPVACSPQAWATGSLFQLITLMVNLVPDAPANNLRILDPALLPSLQRLSMQNLRIGSTLLDLEFERSGETLSCRVVKKRGNLRVVIEA, encoded by the coding sequence ATGAAATCCGAAATTCTTGAGCTACAGGGCCGGCAGTTTGTGACGGCGGAGCAGTGGGCGATCGCAGACTGGCCCTGCGTCCTCGAGGGCCAGCCCCAGCCCACCATGACCATCAAAGAAGACGACATTTTTTTGATCACCGACACCCTGGGCAATATTGCTGGCTGCGTGGAGGATGACCAAACCACCAACATGGGGCTGTTTTACAAAGACAGTCGCTATCTAAGCCGCCTGGAGCTGCAAATCGAGGGGCGATCGCCCATTTTCCTGAGCAGTAGCGCCGCTCGGGGGTTTGCGCTGTCGGTCCTGTGCGCCAATCCCCGCCTGCCCCACATTCCCCCCGAGACCATCGGCATCCAGCGAGAGCTGGTGATCAATGCGGGCTTGTTCGAAGACATCGAAGTCAGCAACTACAACACCGAGCCGGTGGAGCTCACCCTCTCGTTGAGCTTCGATGCGGACTTTGTGGACCTGTTTGAGATTCGCGGCTTCGGGCGAGAGCAGCGGGGCCGGCTGATGCGCATGCTGCCTCCCGGCCTGACCCTAGAGGAGGTTTTGTCTCGCCAAACCCTAGAAACCGATCGCCTCGTGCTGGCCTATCAGGGACTCGACGGCGTGCTGATGGAGTCGCGAATCCACTTCAGCCACACCCTACCGAGCTACTTCAAGGGGCAAACGGCGGTGTGGCATCTGAAGCTCGAACCCCAGGCCAAGCAGCGCCTGGGGTACCGCCTGGCGCTGCTGAGCCATGACCAAAACACCGCGACCTCAGCGCCCAGTACCCTCACCCAGGCCCTGGCGGCCAACATTCTCGATGAGCAGGAGTGGCAGCACCAGATCGCGCGCATCCGCACGGACAACGAGGCCTTCAACCAGATCCTGGATCGGGCGGAGCAGGACGTCTATTTGCTGCGCCAGAGCTTTGAGCAGTCGAAGTTCCTGGCGGCGGGGGTGCCGTGGTTTTCGACTCTGTTTGGCCGCGACTCGATCATTGCGGCGTCCCAGACCCTGATTTTGGACCCGACGATCGCCCTAGAAACCCTGTCCCTCTTGGCCCGATTCCAGGGAGAAAACCATGATCCCTGGCGAGACGAGGAGCCGGGCAAGATTCTTCACGAGCTGCGCTTTGGGGAGATGGCTCGCTGCCAAGAGATTCCCCACACGCCCTACTACGGCACCATCGACGCCACGCCGCTGTGGATCATGCTCTATGCCGAGTACTACGCCTGGACCCACGATCGCGACACCCTCGATCGCCTCTGGCCAAACGCGATCGCCGCCATGGAGTGGATCGACAGCAGTCTGGATGACCGGGGCTACCTGTCCTACGCCCGCAAGTCCAAGCGGGGCCTGGTCAATCAGGGCTGGAAGGACTCGGGGAACTGCATTGTCGATAGCAAGGGCCATCTCGCCGAGGGGGCGATCGCCCTGTGCGAGGTCCAGGCCTACGTCTACGCCGCCAAGATTCGGCTCAGCCAGATCGCCCGCCTGCGCAAGGAGCACGAACTGGGCGATCGCCTCGAAGAAGAAGCCCGCAGCCTCAAGGTCCGCTTCAACCGAGACTTTTGGCTCGAAGAGGAGCAGTACTGCGCCCTCGCCCTCGATGGCCAAGGCCGCCCCGTCGACAGCATCACCTCCAACCCGGGCCACTGCCTGCATCTGGGCATCTTCACCCCCGAGAAGGCCGACAGCGTGGCCGAGCGGCTGATGGCGCCGGATCTCTTTAGCGGCTGGGGCATCCGCACCCTGAGCAGCCAGTCCCCAGCCTACAACCCCATGGGCTACCACGTTGGGTCCGTCTGGCCCCACGACAATGCCCTGACGGCCCTGGGCCTGCGATCGACGGGGCACATGGCGCCGGCCCTCGAGGTGGCCCAGGGCATCATCGACATGACCCTAGAGCAGCCCTATCAGCGCCCGCCGGAGCTCTTTTGCGGCTATGAGCGCCTCACCAACAACAGCCCCGTGCAGTACCCCGTGGCCTGCTCGCCCCAGGCCTGGGCCACCGGTAGCCTATTCCAGCTGATCACGCTGATGGTGAACCTGGTCCCCGACGCCCCGGCCAACAACCTGCGCATTCTCGACCCGGCCCTGCTGCCGTCTCTCCAGCGCCTGTCGATGCAGAATCTGCGCATCGGCTCGACGCTGCTGGACCTGGAGTTTGAGCGATCGGGCGAGACGCTGTCCTGTCGGGTGGTGAAAAAGCGGGGCAACCTGCGGGTGGTGATCGAAGCGTAG
- a CDS encoding glycosyltransferase family 4 protein, protein MRIAQVAPLWERVPPPAYGGIELIVSLLTEELVRRGHEVTLFASGDSITTAKLSSVHPRALRLDSSIREYGIYEMLHLSSVYDRAADFDVIHSHMCCAGLPYAKLVKTPTVHTLHGIFTPDNEKLFVHARRQPFVSISDAQREERLGLNYAATVYNGIDTSQYPFHAQPDESPYLAFVGRISPEKGAHHAIAIARQAGWKLKMAGKVDPVDVGYYESEIKPLIDGQQIEYLGEVTHSEKTALLGGAVATLFPITWREPFGLVMVESMATGTPVIAMRMGSTTEVIRHGQTGFLCDRLEDYPAAIARAGSLDRMVCREHVLTHFSVKQMVDGYEAVYRQVMAQRFVNNGHHAPSAGSGSPASTSFYTSL, encoded by the coding sequence GTGCGAATTGCACAGGTAGCCCCGCTATGGGAGCGAGTTCCCCCCCCTGCCTACGGTGGGATTGAACTCATCGTTAGCCTCTTGACTGAAGAGTTGGTGCGGCGGGGTCATGAAGTCACGCTCTTCGCTTCTGGAGACTCCATCACCACCGCCAAACTGTCGTCGGTTCACCCCCGAGCGCTCCGCCTAGACTCCAGCATTCGCGAGTACGGCATTTATGAAATGCTGCACTTGAGCAGCGTCTACGATCGCGCCGCCGACTTTGACGTCATTCACTCTCACATGTGCTGTGCGGGCTTGCCCTACGCCAAGCTCGTCAAGACGCCCACAGTGCATACCCTGCACGGCATCTTCACGCCGGACAACGAAAAGCTTTTTGTCCACGCTCGTCGCCAGCCTTTTGTCAGCATCTCCGATGCTCAGCGAGAGGAGCGTCTCGGCCTAAACTACGCGGCGACGGTCTACAACGGCATTGATACCAGCCAGTACCCCTTCCACGCCCAGCCAGATGAGTCGCCCTATCTGGCTTTTGTGGGGCGGATCTCGCCGGAGAAGGGGGCGCACCACGCGATCGCGATCGCCCGTCAAGCTGGCTGGAAGCTCAAGATGGCCGGGAAAGTAGACCCCGTTGACGTGGGCTATTACGAGTCCGAAATTAAGCCCCTAATCGACGGCCAGCAGATCGAGTATCTCGGGGAAGTCACCCACAGCGAAAAAACGGCCCTGCTGGGCGGCGCGGTGGCGACGCTGTTCCCGATTACCTGGCGCGAGCCCTTTGGGCTGGTCATGGTGGAGTCCATGGCCACCGGGACGCCGGTGATCGCGATGCGCATGGGCTCGACGACGGAGGTGATTCGCCATGGACAGACCGGGTTCCTGTGCGATCGCCTGGAGGACTATCCGGCGGCGATCGCCCGGGCTGGCAGCCTTGACCGAATGGTCTGCCGCGAGCACGTGCTGACCCACTTCAGCGTCAAGCAGATGGTGGACGGCTACGAAGCGGTCTACCGGCAGGTGATGGCTCAGCGCTTTGTCAACAATGGCCATCACGCGCCGAGCGCTGGCTCCGGCAGCCCCGCCTCGACCTCTTTCTACACCTCTCTCTAA